One Onthophagus taurus isolate NC chromosome 11, IU_Otau_3.0, whole genome shotgun sequence genomic window carries:
- the LOC111420298 gene encoding acetylcholine receptor subunit alpha-L1-like isoform X1: protein MVKMNSSRTALFLIIFGLFQLAFSVLSAFPPSRKRIGRVPLWNATLVDKLKQDLLLNYDKFARPTQHTNVTTVRFGMEIKHVEVNEFKSTVTIVGWTRLVWSDDKLKWETENYGGVGMFHVAPHEIWQPDLVLQNSATTTGVAQDSVYLLVYNAGEILWVPTSTFPILCEFNFEMWPFDQHRCKLIIGSWTYHSDHIHLEYDGNELKKIVNVRNSDGVLDWNITDFEYLTNSRDFCCGNFYPTLVIKFTLQRITNSYKSLILTPLIVVIVLTLLSFWLPPKSEEKILLNLITISVIVALMLYFAQKLPALGNNTPLIVKFYASALIITTLSIINAVLIIYLSKTPRKYPIPWILRNVLIGRLGIYLGLSNYITQANLGNQRNKPLENQDSFHSGKYQEDWILLAAAIDRISFLIYTIIFIILISKHTV, encoded by the exons ATGGTGAAAATGAATTCGTCCCGAACCGCtctctttttaataatattcgGTTTATTTCAATTGGcttttagtgttttgtcagcTTTTCCGCCTTCACGTAAAA GAATTGGAAGAGTTCCTTTATGGAATGCGACTTTAGTGGATAAGCTAAAacaagatttattattaaattacgaTAAGTTTGCTCGACCAACTCAACACACAAATGTTACAACTGTTAGATTTGGTATGGAGATTAAACATGTTGAGGTTAACGAGTTTAAATCAACTGTAACTATCGTTGGATGGACTAGAttg gtTTGGAGTGATGATAAACTAAAATGGGAAACTGAGAATTATGGTGGGGTTGGGATGTTTCATGTTGCACCACATGAAATTTGGCAACCAGATCTTGTTTTACAAAACAG tgcTACTACAACAGGAGTAGCTCAAGACAGCGTGTATCTACTAGTTTATAACGCTGGAGAAATTCTTTGGGTACCAACATCTACGTTTCCAATACTTTGCgagtttaattttgaaatgtgGCCGTTCGACCAACACCGTTGCAAGTTGATAATTGGATCTTGGACTTATCACAGTGATCATATTCACTTGGAATACGATGGAAATGAGCTTAAAAAGATTGTT AATGTTCGCAATTCCGATGGAGTTTTAGACTGGAATATAACCGATTTTGAGTATTTGACAAACTCAAGAGATTTTTGCTGTGGAAATTTTTATCCGACacttgtaattaaatttacgtTACAAAGAATAACAAATTCTTATAAAAGCTTGATTTTGACTCCACTgattg ttgttatcGTCTTAACTTTACTTTCATTTTGGTTACCACCTAAATCAGAAgaaaaaatccttttaaacTTAATAACAATCAGCGTAATAGTTGCTTTAATGTTGTATTTTGCACAAAAATTACCGGCTTTGGGTAATAATACACCTTTAAttg ttaaattttacGCTTCTGCTTTGATTATAACAAcattatcaataattaatgcggtgttaataatttatttatcaaaaactcCACGAAAATATCCAATCCCTTGGATATtaagaaatgtattaattgGTCGCTTAGGAATTTACCTTGGATTATCAAATTATATAACGCAAGCTAATTTGGGGAATCAAAGAAATAAACCTTTAGAAAATCAAGACAGCTTTCATTCAGGAAAATATCAAGAAGATTGGATTTTATTAGCTGCAGCAATTGATcgaatatcatttttaatttatacaatcatttttatcattttaatatCGAAACATACcgtttaa
- the LOC111420298 gene encoding acetylcholine receptor subunit alpha-L1-like isoform X2 has translation MVKMNSSRTALFLIIFGLFQLAFSVLSAFPPSRKRIGRVPLWNATLVDKLKQDLLLNYDKFARPTQHTNVTTVRFGMEIKHVEVNEFKSTVTIVGWTRLVWSDDKLKWETENYGGVGMFHVAPHEIWQPDLVLQNSATTTGVAQDSVYLLVYNAGEILWVPTSTFPILCEFNFEMWPFDQHRCKLIIGSWTYHSDHIHLEYDGNELKKIVNVRNSDGVLDWNITDFEYLTNSRDFCCGNFYPTLVIKFTLQRITNSYKSLILTPLIEEKILLNLITISVIVALMLYFAQKLPALGNNTPLIVKFYASALIITTLSIINAVLIIYLSKTPRKYPIPWILRNVLIGRLGIYLGLSNYITQANLGNQRNKPLENQDSFHSGKYQEDWILLAAAIDRISFLIYTIIFIILISKHTV, from the exons ATGGTGAAAATGAATTCGTCCCGAACCGCtctctttttaataatattcgGTTTATTTCAATTGGcttttagtgttttgtcagcTTTTCCGCCTTCACGTAAAA GAATTGGAAGAGTTCCTTTATGGAATGCGACTTTAGTGGATAAGCTAAAacaagatttattattaaattacgaTAAGTTTGCTCGACCAACTCAACACACAAATGTTACAACTGTTAGATTTGGTATGGAGATTAAACATGTTGAGGTTAACGAGTTTAAATCAACTGTAACTATCGTTGGATGGACTAGAttg gtTTGGAGTGATGATAAACTAAAATGGGAAACTGAGAATTATGGTGGGGTTGGGATGTTTCATGTTGCACCACATGAAATTTGGCAACCAGATCTTGTTTTACAAAACAG tgcTACTACAACAGGAGTAGCTCAAGACAGCGTGTATCTACTAGTTTATAACGCTGGAGAAATTCTTTGGGTACCAACATCTACGTTTCCAATACTTTGCgagtttaattttgaaatgtgGCCGTTCGACCAACACCGTTGCAAGTTGATAATTGGATCTTGGACTTATCACAGTGATCATATTCACTTGGAATACGATGGAAATGAGCTTAAAAAGATTGTT AATGTTCGCAATTCCGATGGAGTTTTAGACTGGAATATAACCGATTTTGAGTATTTGACAAACTCAAGAGATTTTTGCTGTGGAAATTTTTATCCGACacttgtaattaaatttacgtTACAAAGAATAACAAATTCTTATAAAAGCTTGATTTTGACTCCACTgattg AAgaaaaaatccttttaaacTTAATAACAATCAGCGTAATAGTTGCTTTAATGTTGTATTTTGCACAAAAATTACCGGCTTTGGGTAATAATACACCTTTAAttg ttaaattttacGCTTCTGCTTTGATTATAACAAcattatcaataattaatgcggtgttaataatttatttatcaaaaactcCACGAAAATATCCAATCCCTTGGATATtaagaaatgtattaattgGTCGCTTAGGAATTTACCTTGGATTATCAAATTATATAACGCAAGCTAATTTGGGGAATCAAAGAAATAAACCTTTAGAAAATCAAGACAGCTTTCATTCAGGAAAATATCAAGAAGATTGGATTTTATTAGCTGCAGCAATTGATcgaatatcatttttaatttatacaatcatttttatcattttaatatCGAAACATACcgtttaa